The Pseudomonas parafulva genome window below encodes:
- the murC gene encoding UDP-N-acetylmuramate--L-alanine ligase produces MVESQKAMPQPKMGRIRRIHFVGIGGVGMCGIAEVLLNLGYEVSGSDLKASPVTQRLESFGAEIFVGHRAENAATADVLVVSSAINPANPEVATALERRIPVVPRAEMLAELMRYRHGIAVAGTHGKTTTTSLLASVFAAGGLDPTFVIGGRLTAAGTNAQLGTSRYLIAEADESDASFLHLQPMVAVVTNIDADHMATYEGDFNKLKKTFVEFLHNLPFYGLAVMCLDDPVVREILPQVKRPTVTYGFSDEADIRAINVRQQGMQTHFTVLRRDREPLEVSVNMPGNHNVLNALATIAIATDEGISDEAIVQGLSGFQGVGRRFQVYGELPVEGGSVMLVDDYGHHPTEVAAVIKAVRGGWPSRRLVIVYQPHRYSRTRDLYDDFVQVLGDANVLLLMEVYPAGEEPIPGADSRQLCHSIRQRGKLDPIYIERGAELAPLVKPLLRAGDILICQGAGDVGGLAPQLMKSPLFAGAVAQQEKSL; encoded by the coding sequence ATGGTTGAAAGCCAGAAAGCCATGCCGCAACCCAAGATGGGCCGCATCCGCCGTATCCACTTCGTCGGTATCGGCGGCGTGGGCATGTGCGGGATCGCCGAAGTACTGCTGAACCTGGGCTACGAAGTATCCGGCTCGGACCTCAAGGCCTCGCCGGTCACCCAGCGCCTGGAGTCCTTCGGCGCCGAGATTTTCGTGGGTCACCGCGCCGAAAACGCGGCCACCGCCGACGTGCTGGTGGTGTCCAGCGCCATCAATCCGGCCAACCCGGAGGTCGCCACTGCCCTGGAACGTCGTATTCCGGTAGTGCCACGCGCCGAGATGCTCGCCGAACTGATGCGCTATCGTCACGGCATCGCCGTGGCTGGCACCCATGGCAAGACCACGACCACCAGCCTGCTGGCGTCGGTGTTCGCAGCCGGTGGCCTGGACCCCACGTTCGTCATCGGGGGCCGCCTGACCGCCGCCGGCACCAATGCGCAACTGGGCACCAGCCGCTACCTGATCGCCGAGGCCGATGAAAGCGATGCCAGCTTCCTGCACCTGCAACCGATGGTTGCGGTGGTCACCAACATCGACGCCGACCATATGGCGACCTACGAAGGTGACTTCAACAAGCTGAAGAAGACCTTCGTCGAGTTCCTGCACAACCTGCCGTTCTACGGTCTGGCGGTGATGTGCCTGGACGATCCGGTGGTGCGTGAAATCCTGCCCCAGGTCAAACGTCCGACCGTCACCTACGGTTTCAGCGACGAGGCCGACATTCGCGCCATCAACGTCCGCCAGCAGGGCATGCAGACCCACTTCACCGTGCTGCGCCGCGACCGCGAGCCGTTGGAGGTGTCGGTGAACATGCCCGGCAACCACAACGTGCTCAATGCGCTGGCCACCATCGCCATCGCCACCGACGAGGGCATCAGCGACGAGGCCATCGTCCAGGGCTTGTCGGGTTTCCAGGGCGTTGGGCGACGCTTCCAGGTATACGGCGAACTGCCGGTCGAAGGTGGCAGCGTGATGCTGGTCGACGACTATGGTCATCACCCGACCGAAGTGGCGGCCGTGATCAAGGCCGTGCGTGGTGGCTGGCCGAGCCGGCGCCTGGTGATCGTCTACCAGCCGCACCGCTACAGCCGGACCCGCGATTTGTACGACGATTTCGTGCAGGTGCTGGGCGATGCCAACGTGCTGCTGTTGATGGAGGTGTACCCGGCCGGTGAAGAGCCGATTCCGGGCGCCGACAGCCGTCAGCTGTGCCACAGCATCCGCCAGCGCGGCAAGCTCGATCCGATCTACATCGAGCGCGGCGCCGAACTCGCGCCCCTGGTCAAGCCGCTGCTGCGCGCCGGTGACATCCTGATCTGCCAGGGCGCCGGCGATGTCGGCGGCCTGGCGCCACAACTGATGAAAAGCCCGTTGTTTGCTGGCGCCGTCGCCCAGCAGGAGAAATCGCTGTGA
- a CDS encoding cell division protein FtsQ/DivIB: MQGAMIRQQQPVTGRSKPVPRGASRLVADEPVSARLPRPNFGGLKRLLWPVLLVAAGFGAYEGAIRLMPYADRPITKIAVQGDLSYISQQAVQQRIAPYVAASFFSVDLPAMRTELEQMPWIAHAEVRRVWPNEVVIRLEEQLPVARWGDEALLNNQGQAFTPRELANYEHLPQLFGPQRAQQQVMQQYQVLSQMLRPLGFSIARLELRERGSWFLTTGAGSTGPGIELLLGRDHLVEKMRRFIAIYDKTLKEQIANIARVDLRYANGLAVGWREPIAPTTAQPAVAKN; this comes from the coding sequence ATGCAAGGCGCAATGATACGTCAGCAGCAACCCGTGACCGGCCGTAGCAAGCCGGTGCCGCGCGGTGCCAGCCGACTGGTGGCCGACGAGCCCGTATCGGCGCGCCTGCCTCGGCCGAACTTCGGAGGCCTCAAGCGCCTGCTGTGGCCGGTGCTGCTGGTGGCGGCCGGTTTCGGCGCCTATGAGGGGGCGATCAGGCTGATGCCCTATGCCGACCGGCCGATCACCAAGATCGCCGTGCAGGGCGACCTCAGCTACATCAGCCAGCAGGCGGTACAGCAGCGTATTGCGCCCTACGTGGCGGCGAGCTTCTTCAGCGTCGACCTGCCGGCGATGCGCACCGAGCTCGAGCAGATGCCGTGGATCGCCCACGCCGAAGTGCGTCGGGTCTGGCCCAACGAGGTGGTGATTCGCCTCGAGGAACAACTGCCTGTCGCGCGCTGGGGCGACGAGGCCTTGCTCAACAACCAGGGCCAGGCCTTCACCCCGCGCGAGCTGGCCAACTATGAGCACCTGCCGCAGTTGTTCGGCCCGCAGCGCGCTCAGCAACAAGTCATGCAGCAGTATCAGGTACTGAGCCAGATGCTGCGTCCCCTCGGGTTCTCCATCGCTCGCCTGGAGCTGCGCGAGCGAGGCAGCTGGTTCCTGACCACGGGTGCGGGTAGCACCGGTCCAGGCATCGAGCTGCTGCTGGGACGCGATCATCTGGTGGAGAAGATGCGCCGGTTCATTGCCATTTACGACAAGACACTCAAAGAGCAGATCGCCAACATCGCCCGCGTCGATCTGCGGTACGCCAACGGATTAGCCGTTGGCTGGCGGGAACCGATTGCACCGACGACGGCCCAACCCGCCGTTGCGAAGAATTAG
- the murG gene encoding undecaprenyldiphospho-muramoylpentapeptide beta-N-acetylglucosaminyltransferase → MGADGKNVLIMAGGTGGHVFPALACAREFQARGYSVHWLGTPRGIENELVPQAGLPLHLIQVSGLRGKGKLSLLKAPFTLVKAVLQARRIIRELQPVCVLGFGGYVTGPGGVAARLCGVPLVIHEQNARAGTANRLLVPLAARVCEAFPDTFEASEKRRTTGNPVRRELFLESPRLPLAERRARLLVLGGSLGAEPLNKLLPKALSEVSVDLRPEVFHQAGKQHAEVTAERYREAGIDAQVEPFIKDMAHAYGWADMVVCRAGALTVSELAAAGLPSMLVPLPHAIDDHQTHNAQYLAREGAAFLLPQATTGAAQLAERLNEVLMQPEKLDTMAGTARRLAKPAATSTVVDICLEVAHG, encoded by the coding sequence ATGGGCGCTGACGGCAAGAACGTCTTGATCATGGCCGGTGGCACTGGCGGGCACGTGTTCCCGGCGCTGGCCTGCGCGCGTGAATTCCAGGCCCGTGGCTACAGCGTGCATTGGTTGGGCACCCCTCGCGGCATCGAGAACGAGCTGGTGCCGCAGGCTGGCCTGCCGCTGCACCTGATCCAGGTCAGCGGTCTGCGCGGCAAGGGCAAGCTGTCCCTGCTCAAGGCGCCGTTCACCTTGGTCAAGGCCGTGTTGCAGGCACGGCGCATCATCCGCGAACTGCAACCGGTGTGCGTGCTCGGTTTCGGTGGCTATGTCACAGGCCCCGGCGGCGTCGCCGCGCGGTTGTGCGGCGTGCCGCTGGTGATCCACGAGCAGAACGCCCGCGCTGGTACCGCCAACCGCTTGCTTGTGCCATTGGCTGCGCGGGTCTGCGAAGCCTTCCCCGACACCTTCGAGGCCAGCGAGAAACGCCGCACCACCGGTAATCCGGTACGCCGCGAACTGTTCCTGGAGTCGCCACGCCTGCCCCTGGCCGAGCGCCGCGCACGGCTGTTGGTGCTCGGCGGTAGCCTGGGTGCGGAACCATTGAACAAATTGCTGCCTAAGGCCCTGTCCGAAGTGTCCGTCGACCTTCGTCCCGAGGTGTTCCACCAGGCCGGCAAGCAACACGCCGAGGTCACCGCCGAGCGTTATCGCGAGGCCGGGATCGACGCCCAGGTGGAGCCCTTCATCAAGGACATGGCCCATGCCTACGGCTGGGCAGACATGGTGGTGTGTCGGGCCGGAGCCCTGACCGTCAGCGAACTCGCGGCGGCGGGCCTGCCTTCGATGCTGGTGCCTTTGCCCCACGCCATCGACGACCACCAGACCCACAACGCCCAATACCTGGCTCGGGAAGGCGCCGCCTTCCTGCTGCCACAAGCGACAACTGGCGCAGCGCAGCTCGCTGAACGCCTGAACGAGGTGCTGATGCAACCCGAGAAACTCGACACCATGGCCGGCACCGCTCGCCGCCTGGCCAAACCTGCCGCAACCAGCACCGTAGTCGACATCTGTCTGGAGGTGGCCCATGGTTGA
- the ftsW gene encoding putative lipid II flippase FtsW: protein MIFGIIKPYPSPLISGRGIDLDFPLLAGCLALLGLGLVMITSASSEVAAVQSGNPLYHMIRHLVYVALGLGACGVTMMVPIATWQRMGFMMLIGAFGLLVLVLVPGIGREVNGSMRWIGFSFFNVQPSEIAKVFVVIYLAGYLVRRQTEVRESWMGFFKPFIVLLPMAGLLLMEPDFGATVVMMGAAAAMLFLGGVGLFRFSLMVVLAVVAVFVLVQAQPYRMARLITFTDPWSDQFGSGYQLTQALIAFGRGEWLGVGLGNSVQKQFYLPEAHTDFVFSVLAEELGVVGSLCTVALFVFVTIRALYIGLWAEKAKQFFAAYMAFGLAFLWIGQFLINIGVNVGLLPTKGLTLPFLSYGGSSLVICCACVGLLLRIEWESRTHLGSEEHEFKESDFAEETSHGR from the coding sequence ATGATTTTCGGCATCATCAAGCCGTATCCGTCACCGCTCATCAGCGGGCGTGGCATCGACCTGGACTTCCCGCTGCTGGCCGGCTGCCTGGCGCTGCTGGGCCTGGGCCTGGTGATGATCACCTCGGCTTCGTCGGAAGTGGCTGCGGTGCAGTCGGGCAATCCGCTGTACCACATGATTCGCCACCTGGTGTATGTCGCCCTGGGCCTTGGCGCCTGCGGCGTGACGATGATGGTGCCGATCGCCACCTGGCAGCGCATGGGCTTCATGATGCTGATCGGCGCTTTTGGCCTGCTAGTGCTGGTGCTGGTGCCCGGCATTGGCCGTGAAGTGAACGGCTCGATGCGCTGGATCGGTTTCAGCTTCTTCAACGTACAGCCATCGGAAATCGCCAAGGTGTTCGTGGTGATCTACCTGGCGGGTTACCTGGTACGCCGGCAGACCGAAGTGCGCGAGAGCTGGATGGGCTTCTTCAAGCCGTTCATCGTGCTGCTGCCGATGGCCGGCCTGCTGCTGATGGAGCCGGACTTTGGCGCCACGGTGGTGATGATGGGCGCTGCGGCCGCGATGCTGTTCTTAGGTGGGGTGGGGTTGTTCCGCTTCTCGCTGATGGTGGTACTGGCGGTGGTCGCGGTGTTCGTCCTGGTGCAGGCTCAGCCTTATCGGATGGCGCGTCTGATCACCTTCACTGACCCCTGGTCCGATCAGTTCGGTTCCGGTTACCAGCTCACCCAGGCGCTGATCGCTTTCGGTCGCGGCGAGTGGCTGGGCGTGGGCCTTGGCAACAGCGTGCAGAAACAGTTCTACCTGCCCGAAGCGCACACCGACTTCGTGTTCTCGGTACTGGCCGAGGAACTGGGTGTGGTTGGCTCGCTGTGCACCGTGGCGCTGTTCGTGTTCGTCACCATTCGCGCCCTCTACATCGGTCTGTGGGCCGAGAAGGCCAAGCAATTCTTCGCCGCCTACATGGCATTCGGCCTGGCGTTCCTGTGGATCGGCCAGTTCCTCATCAACATCGGTGTGAACGTCGGTCTGCTGCCTACCAAAGGCCTGACCCTGCCGTTCCTCAGTTACGGGGGCAGTTCGCTGGTCATCTGCTGCGCCTGCGTAGGGCTGCTGCTGCGCATCGAATGGGAGAGCCGAACGCACCTGGGCAGCGAAGAGCACGAGTTCAAGGAAAGCGATTTTGCCGAGGAGACCAGTCATGGGCGCTGA
- a CDS encoding D-alanine--D-alanine ligase, with product MSTAYDKLHSTLDIKAFGRVAVLYGGKSAEREVSLKSGAAVIEALTAAGVDVVAIDVGDDLLERLQHERIDRAFIILHGRGGEDGSMQGLLECLGIPYTGSGILASALAMDKLRTKQVWQSLGIPTPRHAVLSTENDCVEAGKELGFPLIVKPAHEGSSIGMAKVNNVEELVAAWQDAARYDSQVLVEQWIHGPEFTIAVLRGQVLPPIALGTPHVFYDYDAKYVANDTQYRIPCGLDRHKEQELIDLTARACDAIGIEGWGRLDVMQDEQGRFWLLEVNTAPGMTDHSLVPMAARAAGLDFQQLVLAILADSVATRG from the coding sequence GTGAGTACCGCGTACGACAAACTGCACTCCACCCTCGACATCAAGGCCTTCGGCCGGGTGGCCGTGCTCTACGGGGGCAAAAGCGCCGAGCGCGAGGTATCGCTGAAATCCGGCGCTGCGGTGATCGAGGCGCTGACGGCAGCGGGTGTGGACGTGGTGGCCATCGATGTCGGCGACGACCTGCTCGAGCGCTTGCAGCACGAGCGGATCGACCGCGCGTTCATCATTCTTCATGGCCGTGGCGGCGAAGACGGCAGCATGCAAGGCCTGCTGGAGTGCCTGGGCATTCCTTATACCGGTAGCGGCATCCTGGCTTCGGCACTGGCCATGGACAAACTGCGCACCAAGCAGGTGTGGCAGAGCCTGGGCATTCCGACCCCGCGTCACGCCGTGCTCAGCACTGAAAACGACTGTGTCGAAGCAGGCAAGGAACTGGGCTTCCCGCTGATCGTCAAACCTGCCCATGAAGGTTCGAGCATCGGCATGGCCAAGGTGAACAACGTTGAGGAACTGGTCGCTGCCTGGCAGGACGCCGCTCGCTACGATTCTCAAGTGTTGGTGGAGCAGTGGATCCACGGCCCGGAGTTCACCATCGCGGTGCTGCGCGGCCAAGTGCTGCCACCGATCGCGCTGGGTACCCCGCATGTGTTCTACGACTACGACGCCAAGTACGTCGCCAACGACACTCAGTACCGCATTCCGTGCGGGCTGGACCGCCACAAGGAACAGGAACTGATCGACCTGACCGCGCGCGCCTGCGATGCCATCGGCATCGAGGGTTGGGGCCGTCTGGACGTGATGCAGGATGAGCAGGGCCGGTTCTGGCTGCTCGAAGTCAATACCGCACCGGGCATGACCGATCATAGCCTGGTGCCCATGGCGGCCCGCGCGGCCGGACTGGACTTCCAGCAACTGGTGCTGGCGATCCTGGCCGACAGCGTAGCGACGCGAGGTTAA
- the mraY gene encoding phospho-N-acetylmuramoyl-pentapeptide-transferase, producing the protein MLLLLAEYLQQFYKGFAVFQYLSLRGILGVLTALSLALWLGPWMIRTLQIRQIGQAVRNDGPQSHLSKSGTPTMGGALILSAIAISTLLWADLSNRYVWVVLIVTLLFGAIGWVDDYRKVIEKNSRGLPSRWKYFWQSVFGLGAAVFLYMTAPTSVETTLIVPFLKDFTIPLGAGFVILTYFVIVGSSNAVNLTDGLDGLAIMPTVMVGGALGIFCYLSGNVKFAEYLLIPYVPGSGELIVFCGALIGAGLGFLWFNTYPAQVFMGDVGALALGAALGTIAVIVRQEIVLFIMGGVFVMETLSVVIQVASFKLTGKRVFRMAPIHHHFELKGWPEPRVIVRFWIITVILVLVGLATLKLR; encoded by the coding sequence ATGCTGCTGCTGTTGGCTGAGTATCTGCAACAGTTCTACAAGGGCTTCGCGGTCTTCCAGTACCTGTCCCTGCGCGGGATCCTGGGCGTGCTGACTGCCCTGTCCCTGGCGCTGTGGCTGGGGCCGTGGATGATTCGTACCCTGCAGATTCGCCAGATCGGTCAGGCCGTGCGTAACGACGGCCCGCAATCGCACCTGTCCAAATCTGGCACGCCCACCATGGGCGGCGCGCTGATCCTCTCGGCCATCGCCATCAGCACCTTGCTGTGGGCGGACCTGAGCAATCGCTATGTGTGGGTGGTGCTGATCGTCACCCTGCTGTTCGGCGCCATTGGCTGGGTCGACGATTACCGCAAGGTGATCGAGAAGAATTCCCGGGGGCTGCCAAGCCGCTGGAAATACTTCTGGCAATCGGTATTCGGCCTGGGCGCTGCGGTGTTCCTCTACATGACTGCACCCACCAGCGTCGAAACCACCCTCATTGTGCCGTTCCTCAAGGACTTCACCATCCCGCTGGGTGCCGGCTTCGTGATCCTCACCTACTTCGTCATCGTCGGTTCGAGCAACGCGGTCAACCTGACCGATGGCCTCGATGGTCTGGCGATCATGCCGACGGTGATGGTCGGCGGCGCATTGGGCATCTTCTGCTACCTGTCGGGCAACGTGAAGTTCGCCGAGTACCTGCTGATTCCTTACGTGCCGGGTTCGGGCGAACTGATCGTGTTCTGCGGCGCGCTGATCGGCGCCGGCCTGGGCTTCCTGTGGTTCAACACCTATCCGGCCCAAGTGTTCATGGGCGACGTCGGCGCGCTGGCGCTGGGCGCTGCGCTGGGCACCATCGCCGTGATCGTCCGTCAGGAAATCGTGCTGTTCATCATGGGCGGTGTGTTCGTCATGGAAACCCTGTCGGTGGTGATTCAGGTCGCCTCCTTCAAGCTCACGGGCAAGCGCGTGTTCCGCATGGCGCCGATTCATCATCACTTCGAACTCAAGGGATGGCCCGAGCCGCGGGTGATCGTCCGATTCTGGATCATCACCGTGATTCTGGTGCTGGTCGGCCTTGCCACCCTGAAATTGAGGTAA
- a CDS encoding UDP-N-acetylmuramoyl-tripeptide--D-alanyl-D-alanine ligase, giving the protein MLKPMTLSQLTTALGAHLVGADASFTGVSIDSRSVMPGQLFVALAGPRFDGHDYLADVKTKGAVAALVEREIDGVDLPQLRVADCRLALGQLGALNRAAFDKPVVAITGSSGKTTVKEMLACVLRTRGPVHATRGNLNNDLGAPLTLLEIAAEHTAAVIELGASRIGEIRYTVGLTQPQVVILNNAGTAHVGEFGGPEKIVEAKGEILEGLGEGGTAVLNLDDKAFPIWHARAGQHKVLSFALSDPRADFHASDIGRDARGCPSFTLHSPAGSAAVQLNLLGVHNVSNALAAAAAAHAVGVSLPGIAAGLAAVQPVKGRSVAQIARSGVRVIDDTYNANPTSVCAAIDILAGFSGRTVLVLGDIGELGQWAEQGHRQVGEYAQGKIDALYATGTNMAHAVQAFGAHGRHFATQAELIDAVQVESAGDTTILIKGSRSAAMEHVVAALCETSGEKH; this is encoded by the coding sequence ATGCTTAAGCCAATGACACTCAGCCAGCTGACCACAGCATTGGGTGCTCATCTGGTCGGTGCCGACGCAAGCTTTACCGGCGTGAGCATCGACAGTCGTAGCGTGATGCCAGGGCAACTGTTCGTTGCGCTGGCTGGTCCGCGTTTCGACGGCCACGATTATCTGGCCGATGTCAAAACCAAGGGCGCAGTCGCGGCACTGGTCGAGCGTGAAATCGACGGTGTCGACCTGCCGCAGTTGCGCGTCGCTGACTGCCGTCTGGCACTGGGTCAATTGGGCGCGTTGAACCGTGCTGCCTTCGACAAGCCCGTGGTGGCCATTACCGGCTCCAGCGGCAAGACCACGGTCAAGGAAATGCTCGCGTGCGTCCTGCGCACGCGCGGACCGGTGCACGCGACCCGCGGCAACCTGAACAACGACCTCGGCGCACCGCTGACCCTGTTGGAAATCGCCGCAGAGCACACGGCTGCGGTGATCGAGCTGGGCGCCTCGCGGATCGGCGAAATTCGCTACACCGTCGGCCTCACCCAGCCGCAGGTGGTGATTCTGAATAATGCCGGCACCGCCCATGTAGGCGAGTTCGGCGGTCCTGAGAAAATCGTCGAGGCCAAGGGCGAAATCCTCGAAGGGCTGGGCGAGGGCGGTACTGCCGTGCTCAACCTGGACGACAAGGCGTTCCCGATCTGGCACGCGCGCGCCGGCCAGCACAAAGTGCTGAGCTTCGCCCTGAGCGACCCGCGCGCCGACTTCCACGCCAGCGACATCGGTCGCGATGCCCGTGGCTGTCCCTCGTTCACCCTGCACAGCCCGGCGGGCAGCGCAGCGGTGCAACTGAATCTGCTGGGCGTGCACAACGTCAGCAACGCCCTGGCCGCCGCTGCCGCTGCCCACGCTGTCGGCGTGAGCCTGCCGGGCATCGCGGCAGGGCTGGCGGCGGTGCAGCCGGTCAAGGGCCGTTCGGTCGCCCAGATTGCCCGGAGTGGCGTGCGGGTGATCGACGACACCTACAACGCAAATCCCACCTCGGTCTGCGCGGCCATTGATATACTCGCCGGCTTTTCCGGCCGTACCGTCCTGGTGCTCGGGGATATCGGCGAACTGGGCCAGTGGGCCGAGCAAGGCCACCGTCAGGTCGGCGAGTACGCGCAGGGCAAGATCGACGCGTTGTACGCCACCGGTACCAACATGGCCCACGCGGTCCAGGCATTTGGCGCCCATGGCCGCCATTTCGCCACACAAGCCGAGCTGATCGACGCCGTACAGGTCGAGTCCGCCGGCGATACCACTATCTTGATCAAGGGCTCGCGCAGCGCTGCGATGGAACACGTCGTGGCTGCACTGTGCGAGACCAGCGGGGAGAAACATTAA
- the murD gene encoding UDP-N-acetylmuramoyl-L-alanine--D-glutamate ligase, translating into MSLIASDQFRIIVGLGKSGMSLVRFLAGQGIAFAVADTREQPPELDTLRRDYPQVEVRCGELDVDFLCRASTLYVSPGLALSTPALQQAAARGVTLSGDIELFARQAKAPIVAISGSNAKSTVTTLVGEMAAKAGKRVAVGGNLGTPALDLLDDSVELYVLELSSFQLETTDQLNAEVATVLNISEDHMDRYSGLPAYHLAKHRIFRGARQVVVNRQDALSRPLPVEGRPCWTFGLNAPDFKAFGLREADGEKYLAFEFQSLMPVRELKIRGAHNQSNALAALALGHAAGLPFQPMLEALREFTGLAHRCQWVRERNGVNWYDDSKATNVGAALAAIEGLGADIEGKLVLIAGGDGKGADFAALREPTGRHCRAVVLLGRDAQRLSETLEGALPLVRVASLEEAVQRCAELAEPGDAVLLSPACASLDMFRNFEERGRLFAQAAEGLA; encoded by the coding sequence GTGTCACTGATCGCTTCCGACCAATTCCGCATCATTGTCGGCCTCGGCAAGAGCGGCATGTCCCTGGTTCGCTTCCTGGCGGGCCAGGGCATCGCCTTTGCGGTCGCCGACACCCGCGAGCAACCGCCGGAACTGGACACCCTGCGCCGTGACTACCCGCAGGTGGAAGTACGCTGTGGTGAGCTGGACGTCGACTTCCTGTGCCGCGCCAGCACCTTGTACGTAAGCCCCGGCCTGGCCCTGTCCACGCCAGCGCTTCAACAGGCCGCCGCGCGTGGCGTGACGCTGTCCGGCGACATCGAGTTGTTCGCTCGTCAGGCCAAGGCGCCGATCGTGGCGATCAGCGGTTCCAACGCCAAGAGCACGGTCACCACTCTGGTGGGCGAGATGGCCGCCAAGGCCGGTAAGCGCGTGGCCGTCGGCGGTAACCTCGGCACGCCGGCACTGGATCTGCTCGACGACAGCGTCGAGTTGTACGTGCTGGAGCTGTCGAGCTTCCAGTTGGAAACCACCGATCAGCTCAACGCTGAAGTGGCCACCGTGCTCAACATCAGCGAAGACCATATGGACCGCTACAGCGGTCTGCCGGCCTATCACTTGGCCAAGCACCGCATTTTCCGAGGTGCTCGCCAGGTGGTGGTGAACCGTCAGGACGCCTTGAGCCGGCCGCTGCCGGTCGAAGGGCGTCCCTGCTGGACATTCGGTCTCAACGCGCCGGACTTCAAGGCTTTCGGCCTGCGAGAAGCCGATGGCGAGAAGTACCTGGCATTCGAATTTCAATCGTTGATGCCTGTGCGTGAACTGAAGATCCGCGGTGCGCACAACCAGAGCAACGCCCTGGCGGCGTTGGCCCTGGGTCATGCAGCCGGGTTGCCGTTCCAGCCGATGCTCGAGGCGCTGCGCGAATTCACCGGCCTGGCTCATCGCTGCCAATGGGTGCGCGAGCGCAACGGTGTGAACTGGTACGACGATTCCAAGGCCACCAATGTCGGTGCCGCGCTGGCGGCCATTGAAGGCCTGGGCGCAGACATCGAAGGCAAGCTGGTCCTGATCGCCGGCGGTGACGGCAAGGGGGCTGATTTCGCCGCCCTGCGCGAGCCGACCGGCCGGCATTGCCGCGCCGTGGTGCTGCTGGGTCGTGATGCCCAACGCCTGAGCGAGACGCTTGAAGGCGCGCTGCCGCTGGTGCGAGTCGCCAGCCTGGAGGAGGCCGTGCAGCGCTGCGCTGAACTCGCCGAGCCGGGCGATGCGGTGCTGCTGTCGCCTGCGTGCGCCAGCCTGGACATGTTCAGGAATTTCGAAGAACGCGGGCGTCTGTTCGCCCAGGCAGCGGAGGGGCTGGCATGA